In the genome of Candidatus Ancaeobacter aquaticus, the window CTAAAAGAACACAGTACCTGTGTGCTATACGACCAATACACTAAGAAACTTTCTTTTTTTCCTTAATCTTTGATTGTTTTCCGACCTTCCCGCGTATATAGTACAATTTTGCTCTTCGCACTCTACCTGATTTTACTACTTCAATCTTTTCAACGCGTGGAGAATGAAACTGAAAGACACGTTCAACACCTTCACCAAAAGAGATTCTTCTTACCGTGAAGGATTTGTTAATACCTGAGCCCTTAATTGCGATAACCGTTCCCGCAAAAAGCTGAGTTCGTTCTTTTTCACCTTCAATGATCTTTACAGATACCTTAACGCTATCGCCAACTTTACACGTAGGTACATCTTTTTTTAAAAACGCTGAATCCAATTTTTTTATTATATCCATTTATTCGCTCCTCTTCTTTTCTTCTATTATTCCTTATAGTTATATAGTTTTATTTCTTCTTTTAACAGAAATATTTAATTTATTTTCCTTTTCCACGGTTCTTTTTATGGCCTGCTGGCGTCTCCACGACTCAATTTTCTTGTGATCTCCCGAAAGCAATACACGAGGAACTTTTTCCCCTCGAAAAACCTCAGGCCTTGTATAATGCGGCCAATCCAAGAGAGCATCACTGAACGAATCCTGCTTAATCGATTCTTCGCACCCAACAACGCCGGGAATCAATCGTGCGACCGTGTCGACAACAACCATTGCCGCAAGAGCTCCATTGGTTAAAACATAATCGCCTATTGAAATCTCTTTATCGACAACACTTTTGACTCTTTCATCAAATCCTTCATAATGCCCACAAATAAAAATCAAATGTGTTTCTTTCGATAGTTCTTCAGCGCAAGGCTGGCAAAATGTTTCTCCTTCAGGAGTAAGAAGTATTACCTTCGTTTTTTTCTTACGCAACACCGATACAGCATTATAAATCGGCTCAGGCTTCATGACCATTCCCGGTCCTCCGCCATAGGGCCTATCATCAGTTATTTTATGCTTCCCTTCCGCGTAATCCCGTATATTATGCAGCTTTACATCAATGATTCCCGCAGAAAGAGCCTTACCGATAATACTTTCATGCAACGGCCCGTTACACATATTCGGGAAAAGCGACAGTACATCAATAAGTAATCGTGCCCGTTTTACTTTTCTTGTTTCTTTTCTTTTACACTTTTTGATTTTTTCTGAATTTCTCTCCATTCAGCCAGAATACCACACTTTCTTAACAATGGCTTCACATTCTCTGATGGTTGAGCCCCAACACCAAGCCAATGTATAATTCTTTCTTTATCAAAATTAATCGTATCTTTTTCTTTCAGCGGCTCATATAACCCGACTTTTTCAAGAAACGAACCCTGACGAGGTTTACGAGAATCACACACAACAAGTCTGTATGTAGGCTTCTTATTGCACCCCAGCCTTCTTAGTCTTATTACTACTGCCATCTTCCCCTCCATTCATTAACGTATTAACATCTATTCTACTCTTTTAATATGTGCACCTAATCTACTAAGCTTTTTTTCAATACCCTCATATCCACGATCAATGTGGTATACACGGTGGATCTCCGTCTCACCTTTGGCAACAAGCCCTGCTAAAACCAATGCGGCAGATGCCCGTAAATCTGATGCCATAACCGGTGCTCCGGAAAGTAAAGGTACCCCCTTAATAATCGCGCTTGCCCCTTCAATAGCTACGTTTGCAGCCATTCGATTTAATTCGGGCACATGCATATATCGTTCAGGATATATTTTCTCAGTAATGACGCTGATTCCATTTGTTACTGTCATGAGCGCCATCATCTGCGCCTGCAAATCAGTAGGAAAACCAGGATAGGGCAATGTAATGACATCAACCACTTTAAGTTCCCGATTTGCCGTGACACGGATATCTTTCGCTGACTTCTGTACTGATACTCCTGCCTCTTTTAATTTGTCGATAACCGCATGTAAATGATCAACACGTGCGCCGCGTATGCAAACATCACCTTGTGTGATCGCAGATGCCAGCATATACGTTCCCGCTTCAATTCTATCAGGAATAACACTATGACGAGCACCGTTTAACTTTTTTACACCTTTTATCTTTATCCTATGAGATCCCACACCTTCAATATGAGCTCCCATTTTCTTTAGAAATTCTGCTAGATCAACGAGCTCAGGTTCACATGCTGCACTTTCGATAATGGTCGTTCCTTTTGCTTTCACTGCCGCCATCATAATATTTGCCGTTGCAAGCACGCTTGAACCAAACCGACCACCCAAGAAGACATCTGCACCCTTGAGTCCTGTTGTTTTAACCATTACATAGCCGCTAGAAACTTCAGCTTTTACATTCAGTTCCTTGATGCCTTTTAAATGTAGATCAATCGGACGAGTACCAATAACACATCCTCCGGGCATCGATATCTTCGCCTTATTAAATCTTCCTAGTAGTGGACCTAAAACACATATAGAAGCCCTCATTTTACGAACAAGATCATATGGGGCAACAAAATGATTCAACCCGGAAGGATCGACCAAAATCTGCCCTTCGCCCGGATAGGTTACCCGTGCTCCCAAAAATTCTAATATCTGCACCATAGTGCTGATATCTGACAATGACGGCACATTCTTAATAAGCGATGGCGTGTCACCTAAAATAGTAGCAGCCAAAATGGGAAGCGACGCATTTTTTGATCCACTGATCGTTACTGTCCCTTTTAGCCTTTTACCGCCACGTACAATTATTTTATCCATATATTTTAGTCCAGCCTGTTATTTCTTCTGGGCAACAATAACTCTGTCGAGTTCATTGTAATCCTTGAAAGCAGTAATATTACTATATAATCCATTTTTTTTAAACAGTTTTTCGACATCTCGCATTTGAGCCTCATCCCCTACTTCGAAAGCACACAAACCTCCAGCACGCAAATAGTGCAAGCCTTTATCTATTATGCGTTTATAAAACTCAAGCCCATCATCATCTTTTGTGGTTAATGCTCTGCGGGGCTCATACGCAGCCACTTCATCAGGCAGTGTCGCAAATTCTCCTGGACGTATATATGGCGGATTGGAGACGATAATATCAAAACACGTATTATCATTGCACCAACTAAATACATCTCCAACAATGCACTGCACACTACCACTTACGCAATTTTTTTCAACATTCTTGAGAACAACCCGTATCGTTTCAGGCGATATATCAACAGCACTGACATGCGCGTTTTTAATATTATTTGCCAAGCTAATAGCAATATTGCCGGATCCCGTTCCAATATCACAAATATGGAAATCACGAGCTGGATGTTTTACACACCACTCTAAAATATGCCCGACCAGCACTTCTGTTTCCGGCCGGGGAATAAAACAATCCTTGTTAACAACAAGATCAAGCCCGTAAAAACCACTGCTTCCAACAATGTACTGAAGAGGTTCGTGCTTTAATCGTCTGTCTATATCATTTTGTATATGTAAATACTTCCCATCATTAACGACTGTATCGTGATGAAGATGTAAGTCCAACCTCTTAATGTTCAGCCTATACTCTAAAATACATTCAATATTCAATCGAGGATTTTGAATATTATTTTCGGAAAAGCTTGCCTTCCCTATCTCTAAAAGATCACGTATTGTATTACATTCTTTCACTACTAGGCACCTCTAGGATTGCGGAATGATACTATGATTCTATATGTTTTAACTTTGTTTCAATGTCTTTATTTATTAATGCAGTAATCATCTCGTCTATTTCACCTTCAAGAAATTCACTCAAATTGTGCAAGGTAACTCCGGCACGATGATCAGTAACACGGCTCTGCGGATAGTTATATGTTCTTATTTTCTCGCTCCTATCCCCTGACCCAACCTGCTCTTTTCTGTTTTTTGATAGTTTTGCATGTTCTTCTTGTGTTAACTTATCGTAAATACGCGCCCTTAAAACACGCATCGCTTTATCCTTGTTTTTATGCTGTGATTTCTCATCCTGACACTGGACAACAATACCCGTAGGTAAATGTGTTATTCTCACAGCTGAATCAGTCGTGTTAACACTCTGCCCGCCCGGTCCGGAAGCTCTAAATACATCAACTCTCAAATCATTCGGGCTAATATCTACATCTATCGCATCTATTTCAGGGAGTACCGCTACCGTGATTGCTGAGGTATGTATTCTTCCGCCAGCTTCTGTGACAGGTACACGTTGAACCCTATGCGTGCCGCTCTCATACTTAAATTTTCTGTACACATCATTTCCCGATAACGAAAATATCACTTCTTTAACACCTTTAAGACCCGTCATATTTGTATCCAAAGTTTCAACTTTTAAACCATGTTTCTCGGCATATTTAGAATACATCCTAAAAAGCTCCGCTGCAAAAAGTGCCGCTTCTTCTCCACCGGTTCCCGCTCTGATTTCAACAATAATATTTTTATCGTCATTTTTATCTTTTGGTATGAGTAAAACCTGTAACTCTTGTTCAATAATTATCCGTCTCTCGGCTAGATTATCGTTTTCAGCTCTTACCAAAGATAAGAATTCCTGATCGGCTTGTTCTTCCTTCAATAAATCTTCATTTGCCTGCGTTTCTTTCAATAAAATATCATATTCATGATATTTCTGAACAACTATTTGCAGCTGAGAATGTTCTTTGGAGTATTCCTTGTAATTACTATTATGTGCGATAATGGCCGGATCGCTTAATAATTTTTCCAGCTCTTCTAACCGCGACTGACAATGTTTTAGTTTCTGAAGCATTTTTCTATCCTATACATAAACATACTACATTTTGCCACACATATCCCTATTGCGAATGCAATACAAGTAACGCAATACTAGGTATATATGCACATTAAAAGCAAGCATAGCACACGTACACACTATGCACACATTAGGAAATTCTGCAGGTTAAGAAAGTGAGTATACTACAGGCGATTACAATGAATTACTTAACACCATAACGTTTATTGTATCTTTCAACACGACCAGCAGTATCAACAAATTTTTGTTGTCCAGTAAAGAACGGATGGCACTTAGAGCATATTCCTACGTGAATACCCTCTACAGTTGACCTGGTTTGAACAACCTCCCCGCACGCGCAGGAAATAGTTGTATCAAAGTATTTTGGATGAATCTTCTTTTTCATTATTCTGTTACCTCCACTTTAAAAGGGGGCTATATTAGTATAAACCGCAAAAAAACACAAGGTTTTTTTATAGTATATTGTTTTTTCAATACTTTACAACAATACTCTAGGGTGTGTAAAGTAACCCATAGCCATTATTTGTTGTCTTTTTTCGGTAATACATTAATTATTGTCAATTCTACCGGTGGATACTTCACTATTACTTCATCAATGTTTTTTTTCACCGGCATTGCATCAGAAATGACCTTAGACTTATATGTGCCTATCTTTAAGGCATACGTACCCGGAGGCACCTCTAAGGGAACATAGAGCATATTAAGCTCTCGCACAACCTCATCAGTTTTCCACTTAATATTCGGGTACACACCATAACAAATCGGTCTTTTATACTCTAAAACAACAGTACCTTCACGATCAACTAGCTGGGTATACATCCCATAGTTCACATTCTCCACAACCTTGGCCCCTGCAAGATGCGGATTGTTTTGACCAAGATATGTTTTAAACGTGAGCACATTACCAGGGATGACGGCAGTACTATTAATATCAAAGCCCATACATATTATCCTCGGATTTAACTGAACAATAAGCGGATACTGTATTGACGGCTCATTAACGACACTGTAGAGATAATCACCACTTCGCGCCTGTTTCCTAAAGAGAAAACACGAATTAGCCCCTTCGATCACTTTCCATTTGCCATCATCAAAAAACCGGCGCATGTTGCTATCCCCAACCGGTGAAAAAGTAGCCCAAAAAATATTTGTATCATCAAAATTTATTGCCGCATACATCACCTTGTCCGGTAAAACAAATTGTTTTTGCGTTAACTGGTCAAAACCCCAATAAATATAATGAAACGAATACAGTCCCTCTCTAGATGATAGCACAGGCAATAAATCAAACGTAGCAACACACTCAGCACCGGCTGGTATATTCGAAACAATCTTGTTTCTCACTATCACCATATCGTCATCATCAAATAATGCGTGTTTTTTTGGTAGATTCATATGGGGTCCATAATACCAGTTAGTAAAAAGAGCAATCGAGATAAGATACACAGTCAGGATTTTTTTTACATATGTTCTTTTACCGTGAGGTTCAGCACCCCCTGTTAACCGTACGATCTTATCCACCGTGATTATCATTCCTGTAAATAAAAAGGGAAGCAAGAGTGCATTATAATGTGTATAGATCTGCGGCACCCCACGGGCAAAAGAAAGCATTATCTGAAGAAATATGGGTAACGCCGGGAGCAATACAAAAGGTGAAAAAAGAGATAAGTAGCCAAACTGTATAAACACATTTGATAGATACTTGAGGTTTGGGAATAAAGTTAGTACCTTGATCACCGTTAAAGGCTGAGTAACCATAGTGCGGACCATCTCAGTAAACGATGATCCCAAATAATCATACAGCAAGAAATATGAATAATTACCCTTATTAAAAAATGGGATTATTATTTTAAAGCTTATCAAAAACCACGCCGCACTCAATAGAAATGTCCCGAGATACCATTTAACACTTTTCTTTGCCGCAATAACCCAGAAACCGAATAGAAAAACAATAAAAGACACATTTTCTTTGCAGCATAGGGCAAGAACAATAAAGCACATGAATGCTTTAAACTGGTTTTTATAAAAGAAATATATTGCAAACAAAAGCAGTGGCGCTACCGCAACCTCAGGGTGGAATTCAAATAGATTTATATATCCAACTATTGGGTTAAAAAGATACATGCCGGCAAAAAGAAGGCCAAAGATCCGCCCGCATCTTAATGAACCTATAAGAAAAACCGGAAATGCTCCACATGCAAGCACAATACTCTGTAAAACTAATATGTTTCGCGGATCAGGAAAAAGCATATAGAAGGGAAGGTACAGATAATAGATCGGCCTAAAATGATCGCCAAGAAAATTCCCACCTCTTATAGAGCACTCCATTGATCCATGGAGAATATTCCAGAGAACCTGGTTACCGATAGCAAGATCAAAACTCTCAAAATCAAAATGACTGTACCGCCAAATGCTCGCCCAAGAAAAATAAACTACATATATAAGCACACAAAGAACAACTAATCTGAATGCATTCTTATCTATGAATGATCGTATGTTTTCTTTACGAAACATAATCCTCCCCCATACTATCAAGGAACACAGAAGTGCTCGGTGCGCACTCCAATACTACCAAGGAGCACACACTACCACCCATCATGCTAGAAATTCATAGACTTAAGAAAATCAGCATTTGACTTGGTTTTACGAACTTTCTCAACAATAAGTTCCATTGCTTCAACCGGATTCATTGAGCTTAATGCTTTTCTTAACAGCCATATTTTATTCAAATCATCACTTCCTAAGAGAAGCTCTTCTTTACGTGTCCCTGATCTCAACATATCTATCGCGGGGAATATTCTCTTATCAACAAGTCGTCTATCAAGGTTGAGCTCCATATTTCCCGTTCCTTTAAACTCCTCGAATATCACTTCATCCATTCTGCTGCCTGTATCAATAAGTGCTGTAGCCATGATGGTTAAGCTTCCACCTTCTTCAATATTTCGTGCTGCACCAAAAAATCTCTTTGGTTTATGTAACGCATTAGAGTCAACACCACCTGATAATATTTTACCGCTATGAGGCTGCACGGTATTGTACGCGCGCGCTAAACGCGTCAAGCTATCGAGTAAAATAATTACATCAACACCAGTTTCAACTAAACGCTTTGCTTTTTCAATCACCATTTCAGCAACCTGAACGTGTCTTTCAGGCGGCTCATCAAACGTTGAGCTTATAACTTCGCCGCGCACAGACCGCTCCATATCGGTAACTTCTTCCGGACGCTCGTCAATTAAAAGTACTATTAACTTAGCAGTCGGTGTGTTTACCGCAACGCTGTTAGCAATCTTTTGCAAAAGCATTGTTTTTCCGGTTCGCGGCGGAGCAACAATAAGTCCCCTCTGGCCTTTACCAACCGGTGTCAATAGATCCATTATGCGCATCGACGGATCATCACCTTTAGTTTCAAGCACATAGCGTTCATCTGGATACAGTGGCGTTAAATTCTCAAACAAGATAATGTCTTTTGCTTTTTCTGTATCCTGAAAATTGATCCCCTGTACTTTTAAGAGAGCAAAATATCGTTCTTTATCTTTCGGCGGCCGAATCTCTCCGCTTACGGTATCTCCTGTTTTGAGACTAAATTTCCTTATTTGTGATGGACTTACATATATATCTTCCGGGCAAGGAAGATAATTATAATTTGGAGATCTTAAAAAACCAAATCCATCCGGAAGGACCTCTAATACACCTTCGCCATACATAAGCCCATTCTTCAATGCATTTACTTTAAGAATCTCAAAAATAAGATCATGTTTTTTCTTACTGCTTATATATTCGATCCCAAGCTCTTTTGCCATTTTGGCAAGATCAGTCATCCTTTTATTCTGGAGCTGTGTAACATTGATCTTTATTCCTTCACTTGAAGAACCATTCGTATCACTTACTCTCTTTTCACTGCTTTCTTCCGATGCAACAGGTTTTTCACTCCCCTTACTTACACTTTTTTCTCTAGGCATAAATCCTCCTCTATAAAATATTTACCTATTAATTATTTTTATTTCTATATATTCTGCATTGCACTTCTTCTGTGAGTGCACATACTTGACTGCGCGTATGTTTCTTTGATCCGTTATTATCGATAACAAAATCGGCATACTGTAATTTTTCTGCAAGAGGCATCTGCATAGCCATCCTCTTTCTGATACCAGTTACTGATTCACCTTTTGACGTTCTACATCTTTTAACCTGCACCTCCTTCTTTATTTTTATCACAACAATAAAATCACACATATTCTGCATTCCCGCTTCACAGAGCAAGGGAGCGCTGATCACTACAGGCAATCTATTCCTTTCGTTTAAATTTTCTTTTATTATCTTTTTTATTTTTCTTATAACAATAGGATGCACAACAGCGTTGAGATATTCTAATTGTCTTTTATCATTAAAAACTATTTCAGCAAGTTTTTTTCTATCAATCGTTTTCTCATTTGCAAGAATTGCTACCCCAAAATGATCAACGATTTGGTTATAAACTTTTGTTTTAGGAATAAGGGCATTTCGCGCTATTTCATCTGCATCAATAATGCACCAACCGCACTCTTGCATAATCGCTGAGACAGTACTTTTTCCTGCCCCATAGCCTCCGGTCAATCCTATGATTACAGCCTTATTTTTCATGATCCGTTCACCTTTTATTAAGAGTCATTCTTTCTTTTGTTGTGTCTCAATCTTACGAATCCCCATCTTACTGAACATTATTGTCGCTACCCGACGGGCCATTTCTTCATCTCCTGAAGCAGAATATGCATATATGAGACGAGCATGCGCCTTTAACAATCCCGGATTAATAGTAATCGCTTTAACAAGATCCCCGATTGCATCTTTTAGGTTCCCATTAGCAATTTTTCTATTGGCGTCTGCATAAAGGTCTCCCGCTTCGGCTACATCAGCCCCATCAACTATCTTATACACCAAATATCCATCATTTTCGTACAGTTTCCTATATTTTGTTAAGAGAAGTGGAGCAATCTCAAATTTATAGGCGTTTGTTTTATACGAGGGTTGCATAACCCCAGCTAAATACCGTCTTCCATTTATCGATCGATCAGTAAATGTTCCCCGAGAATGGATATAATGGGTTACATCATATTTTTTACAGATCTTATAAAAATCGTCTTCAGATGTACTGAAGATCATTGTGTCATATTCCTTTACTTTTTTACGTATTGCAGCATCCTCATATTTCGGGTGAAGCACAATTGCCCGTTTACCGTATGCAAGCAGTGATGGAGATAAGCCAAACGTTGCAAGACATACAGAATCAGCTGGAGTTCGTGCCTCTATCCAATTTGTGAGACTGACAAGAGCCGGATAGTTGACATTTCTTCCCCACTGCGGCAAACCCGCATACGTTCTATCAGCCTCATACAAAAAGCACAAACCAAGAATGACCAACAGTACATACTTCAGTCGCGGAAAATACTTTGTACCCAGCGCATATACTCCACCAATAAGAATACAGGAAAAATATGCGACAAATACCTCTATACGAGAAAAAAGAATATAGAGTGGAATAAATAATGCTGTCAGTGTCAGTATAAACAACCATGCCACCGGCAATCGCTTTTTCGAAACCTCATATACAAGAAAACACCATGAGACAAATACTAACGGTACCATTGATGCAAAAAACCGTAGAGCATCTTTTATCCCAACAGAATGAAGAGCCGGCACCCATAGGCTTCTTACCGTATAGGGTAACAGTAACGGGTCAATAGGTTTTGTATTCCAGAACCTTATTTTATACCAAAAAAGCTGCATAAAATGGCCGTAATGGTCCCCGTAGAGTGTTACACAATACGATATATATATAGCTGCGAGCACTATCAAGATAAAACACAATTTTCTCAATCGGGTTATCACGTAGTTGCTTCTTGTAAAAGGCGTCATAATAATCAGTGAGTATCCCACCACCATGGGATAGCTCCATAGATACTCATGCCATCTCAGATAGGGATTGGCCAGACCCGCTACAACGAGACCTGCTATACACACACAAAAAGAGAATGCAAAATGATAATACTTTCCCGACGTAAAAAACAGTATCGTTACAAAAAGAACAAAAATATAAATGTATATTTGCATCATATCCCAACACACCAAGCTTAATGCTAAAAATCCAGCTGCACAAAGCGCATAAAGCCATTTTTTAACAGTATACTCATTCATTTTTATAGACATTGTCAGTGCCCACATATGGAAAAAGAATAAAGGCAGACCGCAATTCTCTCCCATAATCTCCTGTCCGGTCGACCGGATAACACACGGAATGCATACCGCGTAAAAGAGCGCTGATAGAACGCCTGCAAATGCATTTTCGGTGAGGCTATACACGAGCAAATATACCGCACATATTGACAATGAGAAAAACAAAGCGCTGTAGAGCCTAATAAAATCATGAAATCCTATTGCACTTTTAAAAAACAATCTATAAAGAGTTCCCATTACATATTCTTGGCTAAGTGAAAGGCGCTGTCTGACATTCAGTCCTTCCGGATACTGCGCCTTAATGTCATTATCGGGAACAGTCTCACCCCGTGAAATGGTGTCTGCATAGTTATAGAGCAGGGCACTTTCCAACGTAAACGGAAGCACTGTGCCACTCTGCGATCCTTGATAGTGAGCTATTTCATACCGCGAGTACACAGCAATTAAATAGATCGTAACAAGAAGAACCCCAATAATTATCTTTTTTGTCGTTCCTGTAAGAACCACGAATATTTCTCCGTTTATATTTGGGCCCAATTCTTTCCTGACGCAATATCGACTGTTATGGGCACATCAAGATGCACTACTTCTTCCATAACATGGGTAACAGTGTGCATAAATTCTTCGCACTCCTTTTCCGGCACTTCAAAAACAAGTTCATCGTGTATCTGCAAGAGCATTCTGCTCTCTAATTTTTCTTTCATAATAATTTTACTGAGTTCTATCATCGCAAGCTTGATAATATCAGATGCTGTTCCCTGTATGGGAGTATTCACCGCGGTACGTTCACTAAACGTTCTTATCGTGAAATTTGCACTCGTTATTTCAGGAATATACCGCTTTCTATTAAACAACGTTTTTACATACTTATCTTTGCGCGCTTTTTTAATAGTATCTTTAATATAGTTATCCACTCCCACATATCGCTGGAAATACTGATTAATAAATTCCTTTGCTTCGCCTTCTTTCATCCCAAGATCTTTAGCGAGTCCATATGAGCTCATGCCATAGATTATCCCAAAGTTAACAATCTTTGCCCTGCGGCGCATATCTGGCGTTACCGCTTCAGGATCCGCACCATAAATAAGTCCAGCGGTATAGCTGTGAATATCAACATTATTTCTAAATGCGTTTATAAGCACAGGATCTTGTGAGAGATGCGCAAGTATGCGCAATTCGATCTGCGAATAATCGGCACCAACAAGATACCACTGCCCTCTATCGGCACGCGGCACAAATGCGCGTCTTATCTCCCGCCCCATATCTGTCTTAACGGGTATATTCTGCAGATTTGGATCACTACTCGAAAGACGGCCTGTTGCAGTAACCGTCTGATTAAACGAGGTGTGTATCCGTCCAGTTTTCGCGTTAACCAAAGTTGGCAAAACATCAATGTATGTCGATTTCAGTTTCGCAAGTTGCCGATAAGAAAGTATTTCCTGCGGGAGCTCATGATACTGGGCAAGTGCCATTAATACATCAACATTCGTTGAATACCCTGTTTTTGTTTTCTTTTTCGATGGTAGATTTAACTTATCA includes:
- the coaE gene encoding dephospho-CoA kinase (Dephospho-CoA kinase (CoaE) performs the final step in coenzyme A biosynthesis.), producing MKNKAVIIGLTGGYGAGKSTVSAIMQECGWCIIDADEIARNALIPKTKVYNQIVDHFGVAILANEKTIDRKKLAEIVFNDKRQLEYLNAVVHPIVIRKIKKIIKENLNERNRLPVVISAPLLCEAGMQNMCDFIVVIKIKKEVQVKRCRTSKGESVTGIRKRMAMQMPLAEKLQYADFVIDNNGSKKHTRSQVCALTEEVQCRIYRNKNN